A single Flavobacterium sp. 1 DNA region contains:
- a CDS encoding alpha-L-arabinofuranosidase, with protein MITNTTLVNDITNLKPNIIRFPGGSISDVYFWNALNAPSTAPSKLIKADGSEVESGYWFGKNDGDWTISLDNYYQLLQSTNSKGIITVNYGYARYGTGTNPVQDAAKLAADWVTYDNGRTQYWEIGNEVYADWEASYRINTANNKDGQPELLNGKLYAEHFKIIAAAMRAAAVAVGNTNIKIGAIMVENTPASYVPDCYKTWNNKLLTNINGNADYYVIHNYYTNYNTNAPAAEILETPKKVTAEMMTFCKSELTATSNEIKPFALDEWNIFSTGSKQQVSHINGMHAVLILGEVLKNKIGLAARWDLANGWSNGDDHGTFSNGDEPNIPKGTPRPAFYHMYYFQKYMGDRLIEANKDTNGNYEVYASSFSDGKVGLAFVNKATTAINIKVKLNNFLTGKRMFWYTLVGDTDNGEFSRKVIINGTGPTLVAGGPTNYASLKPFSAETTKGTNITLPARSSVFVVIEKK; from the coding sequence ATGATTACCAATACAACTCTGGTAAATGATATAACCAATCTGAAACCCAATATCATCAGATTTCCAGGGGGAAGTATTAGCGATGTTTATTTTTGGAATGCGCTAAATGCTCCTTCGACTGCTCCTTCAAAATTAATAAAAGCCGATGGTAGTGAAGTAGAATCCGGCTATTGGTTTGGTAAAAATGATGGTGACTGGACGATTTCATTAGATAATTACTATCAACTTTTGCAATCGACCAACAGTAAAGGAATTATTACTGTAAATTATGGTTATGCCAGATATGGAACTGGTACAAATCCTGTTCAGGATGCTGCAAAACTAGCTGCAGACTGGGTAACTTATGATAATGGAAGAACACAATATTGGGAAATTGGCAATGAAGTTTATGCTGATTGGGAAGCAAGTTACAGAATCAATACCGCAAACAATAAAGATGGCCAGCCAGAACTTTTAAACGGAAAATTATATGCCGAACATTTTAAAATAATAGCAGCCGCCATGCGTGCAGCTGCAGTAGCGGTTGGGAACACAAACATCAAAATTGGAGCTATAATGGTCGAAAATACCCCTGCCAGCTATGTACCTGATTGTTATAAAACATGGAATAATAAATTGCTTACCAACATCAATGGTAATGCCGATTATTATGTGATTCATAATTATTACACCAATTATAATACAAATGCACCTGCAGCAGAAATTTTAGAAACTCCTAAAAAGGTAACTGCCGAAATGATGACTTTTTGTAAAAGTGAATTAACTGCAACAAGCAATGAAATCAAACCTTTTGCATTAGATGAATGGAATATTTTCTCGACTGGAAGCAAACAGCAGGTTTCGCATATAAACGGAATGCACGCAGTATTGATTTTGGGAGAAGTTTTAAAAAACAAAATTGGTCTTGCAGCACGTTGGGATTTAGCAAATGGATGGTCAAACGGAGATGATCACGGAACTTTTAGTAACGGAGATGAACCAAACATACCTAAAGGCACACCCCGACCGGCATTCTATCATATGTATTATTTTCAAAAATATATGGGAGATCGTTTGATTGAAGCCAATAAAGATACCAACGGAAATTACGAAGTGTATGCCTCTTCATTTTCTGATGGAAAAGTAGGTCTGGCCTTTGTAAACAAAGCAACAACTGCAATTAACATAAAAGTAAAACTTAATAATTTCCTTACCGGAAAAAGAATGTTTTGGTACACTTTAGTTGGTGATACCGATAATGGTGAATTTTCAAGAAAAGTAATCATAAACGGAACTGGTCCAACTTTAGTAGCAGGAGGACCAACTAATTACGCCTCTTTAAAACCATTTTCAGCAGAAACGACAAAAGGGACAAATATAACACTGCCAGCCCGTTCTTCTGTTTTTGTTGTTATTGAAAAAAAATAA
- a CDS encoding AGE family epimerase/isomerase: MNSNLKNLKTELKLELQSILSYWMKNTVDEKNGGFVGQIDYNNNTNNEAEKGSVLNARLLWTFSAAYKISNNKEHLNTAKRAFEYISEHFYDTEFGGIFWSINYDGTPKDTKNQVYALAFVIYGLSEYYSVTKDKKSLKLAIALYAKIQEYSYDTEKGGYFEAFTRDWQPIDDLRLSEKDANEKKTMNTHLHIVEGYANLYTVWKDESLRKVIIELLETIEKYFINTETGHLRLFFDENWIEKKDVISYGHDIEAAWLLLQCAEIVEDAALIANYKKHAVQIAEVTKEGIDNDGGLWYEYDPETNELMAEKHWWPQAELMIGYFTAWQLTGKQEYLDIIFKNWDFIQKHIIDKKNGEWFWGIFSDYSTMEKDKAGFWKCPYHNGRACIELIHRI; the protein is encoded by the coding sequence GTGAATTCTAATTTAAAAAATCTAAAAACAGAATTAAAGCTTGAGCTCCAAAGTATTCTTTCCTATTGGATGAAAAATACTGTGGACGAAAAAAACGGGGGCTTTGTTGGACAAATAGATTATAATAACAACACAAATAATGAAGCTGAAAAAGGGTCTGTACTTAATGCGAGACTGTTATGGACCTTTTCTGCAGCTTATAAGATTTCCAATAATAAAGAACATTTAAACACAGCAAAACGTGCTTTTGAATATATTTCAGAGCATTTTTATGACACTGAATTTGGCGGTATCTTTTGGAGCATTAATTATGACGGAACTCCAAAAGACACCAAAAATCAAGTATATGCTTTAGCTTTTGTTATTTATGGTTTGAGCGAATATTATTCAGTTACAAAAGATAAAAAATCTTTGAAACTAGCTATTGCTTTATATGCTAAAATTCAGGAATACAGTTACGATACCGAAAAAGGCGGTTATTTTGAAGCCTTTACCCGTGATTGGCAGCCAATTGATGATTTGCGCTTAAGCGAAAAGGATGCCAACGAAAAGAAAACAATGAATACCCACTTGCACATCGTTGAAGGATATGCAAATTTATACACTGTTTGGAAAGACGAATCATTACGAAAAGTCATTATTGAACTATTAGAAACTATAGAAAAATACTTCATTAATACAGAAACAGGACATTTAAGGCTGTTTTTTGATGAGAATTGGATAGAAAAGAAAGACGTAATCTCCTATGGTCATGACATTGAAGCTGCTTGGCTTTTATTGCAGTGTGCAGAAATTGTTGAAGATGCAGCATTAATTGCCAATTATAAAAAGCATGCCGTTCAAATTGCAGAAGTGACCAAAGAAGGAATAGATAATGATGGCGGATTGTGGTATGAATATGATCCGGAAACTAACGAATTAATGGCCGAAAAACATTGGTGGCCACAAGCCGAATTAATGATAGGTTATTTTACAGCCTGGCAGCTTACCGGCAAACAAGAGTATTTGGACATAATTTTCAAAAACTGGGATTTCATACAAAAACACATCATTGACAAAAAAAATGGAGAATGGTTTTGGGGTATTTTTAGCGATTATTCTACTATGGAAAAAGACAAAGCTGGTTTCTGGAAATGTCCCTATCACAACGGCAGAGCGTGCATTGAGTTAATTCACCGCATCTAA
- a CDS encoding glycosidase, producing MSTTAIKADTKQIKIELEKQFNTLIQTKNEPQDGIGNGIFSRYKSPVLTAAHTPLEWRFDFNPNTNPLFLERIQINAAFNAGAMKWNDSYVLVARVEGADRKSFFAIAESPNGVDNFKFWDKPCVIPQTEEPDTNVYDMRLINHEDGWIYGIFCTERKDPSAPKGDTSTAIANAGIVRTKNLINWERLPDLVSNTGQQRNVVLHPEFVNGKYALYTRPQDGFIDVGNGGGIGLGYVEDMTNPIVKEEKIIYGKQYHTIYELKNGLGPAPIKTEKGWLHLAHGVRNTAAGLRYTLYMFMTDLNDIAKVIHAPAGHFMGPEGIERVGDVSNVLFSNGWIEDKDGTVFIYYASSDTRMHVAVSSIERLVDYVINTPEDTLTSAGSVNAIINQVNKNKEIS from the coding sequence ATGAGTACAACAGCAATAAAAGCAGATACAAAACAAATAAAAATTGAACTTGAAAAACAGTTTAATACGCTAATACAAACAAAAAACGAACCTCAGGACGGCATTGGAAACGGCATATTCTCTCGTTATAAAAGCCCAGTTTTAACAGCTGCACACACACCGCTGGAATGGAGATTTGATTTTAATCCAAATACAAATCCGTTGTTTTTGGAAAGAATTCAAATAAACGCAGCATTCAATGCTGGAGCCATGAAATGGAACGACAGTTACGTTCTAGTAGCGCGTGTTGAAGGTGCCGACAGAAAATCCTTCTTTGCCATTGCCGAAAGCCCAAATGGAGTAGATAATTTCAAGTTTTGGGATAAACCCTGCGTTATTCCTCAAACTGAAGAGCCTGATACCAATGTATATGACATGCGTTTAATAAACCATGAAGACGGATGGATTTATGGTATTTTCTGTACCGAAAGAAAAGATCCGTCTGCTCCAAAAGGTGATACTAGTACTGCCATTGCAAATGCAGGAATTGTTCGTACCAAAAATTTAATCAACTGGGAAAGATTACCAGATTTAGTTTCAAATACCGGACAACAGCGCAACGTGGTATTGCATCCAGAATTTGTAAACGGAAAATACGCTTTATACACTCGTCCTCAAGATGGTTTTATTGATGTAGGAAACGGTGGCGGAATTGGACTTGGTTATGTAGAAGACATGACTAATCCAATCGTAAAAGAAGAAAAAATCATATACGGAAAACAATACCACACAATATATGAACTGAAAAACGGTCTTGGACCAGCACCTATCAAAACTGAAAAAGGATGGTTGCATTTAGCTCACGGCGTACGCAACACTGCTGCGGGTTTGCGCTATACATTATACATGTTCATGACAGATTTGAATGATATTGCCAAAGTTATTCATGCTCCTGCAGGCCATTTTATGGGTCCAGAAGGCATTGAAAGAGTTGGAGATGTATCTAATGTTTTATTTTCTAATGGATGGATTGAAGATAAAGACGGTACTGTTTTCATTTATTATGCTTCTTCAGATACTAGAATGCACGTAGCTGTTTCTTCTATAGAAAGATTAGTGGATTATGTTATCAATACTCCCGAAGATACTTTGACCTCGGCAGGTTCAGTAAATGCTATTATCAATCAAGTGAATAAAAACAAAGAAATTTCATAA
- a CDS encoding MFS transporter, whose protein sequence is MEEKIKLKEKIGYGLGDAASSMFWKIFSMYLMFFYTDVFGIAPAVVGTMFLITRIWDSCFDPLVGIIADRTKSRWGKFRPYLLWTAIPFAIIGVLTFYTPDFDEKGKIIYAYVTYSLMMMIYSVINVPYASLLGVMSGDRKERTTLSSYRMVFAFGGSLLALWLIEPLVNHFGGSLNSKTGWLYTIIVFGMITTIFFWGCFFLTKERVQPINDEKPNLKEDLNDLLKNRPWWILLGAGIGALIFNSIRDGAAVYYFKYYVSSTISYSFNILGENFAMTPTTLYLVLGQAANIIGVIAATPIANKIGKKKTFFGAMALAAILSVIFYYLGKEDIILIMVFQVLISICAGCIFPLIWSMYADSADYSEWKQGRRATGLIFSASSMSQKFGWTIGGAATGWLLGYFGFQANVAQTVTAQTGIQLMLSILPAIAAAISVLFIIFYPLSEEKLQAIEDDLNDKRNINK, encoded by the coding sequence ATGGAAGAAAAAATTAAATTAAAAGAAAAAATCGGTTACGGATTAGGAGATGCTGCTTCCTCCATGTTCTGGAAAATTTTCAGCATGTATCTAATGTTTTTTTACACAGATGTCTTTGGAATAGCGCCCGCTGTAGTTGGAACTATGTTCTTAATTACCCGTATCTGGGATTCCTGCTTTGACCCTTTGGTAGGAATTATTGCAGACAGAACGAAAAGCCGTTGGGGAAAATTCAGACCATATTTATTATGGACTGCCATTCCATTTGCAATAATCGGAGTCCTGACTTTTTACACACCTGATTTTGACGAAAAAGGAAAAATAATATATGCATACGTCACTTATTCCTTAATGATGATGATTTATTCAGTAATTAATGTACCGTATGCTTCCTTGCTTGGGGTAATGTCTGGTGACCGTAAAGAACGCACCACACTTTCATCTTATCGTATGGTTTTTGCTTTTGGCGGAAGCTTATTGGCTTTATGGCTAATTGAGCCTTTGGTAAATCATTTTGGCGGAAGCTTAAATTCTAAAACGGGTTGGTTATATACCATCATTGTTTTTGGAATGATTACTACAATTTTCTTTTGGGGTTGCTTTTTCCTTACCAAAGAAAGAGTACAGCCTATTAACGATGAAAAACCTAACTTAAAAGAAGATTTAAATGACCTCCTTAAAAACAGACCTTGGTGGATTTTACTGGGTGCAGGAATCGGAGCTCTAATATTCAATTCGATACGTGACGGAGCCGCTGTCTATTATTTTAAATACTACGTAAGCAGCACTATAAGCTACAGTTTCAATATTCTGGGAGAAAATTTTGCAATGACTCCAACCACACTTTATTTAGTATTAGGACAAGCTGCAAATATCATTGGTGTTATTGCCGCCACGCCTATTGCAAATAAAATCGGAAAAAAGAAAACCTTCTTTGGGGCTATGGCTCTTGCAGCAATTTTGAGTGTCATTTTCTATTATTTAGGAAAAGAAGATATAATCCTTATCATGGTTTTCCAAGTGCTGATCAGTATTTGTGCTGGCTGTATATTCCCATTAATCTGGTCTATGTATGCTGACAGTGCCGATTACTCCGAATGGAAACAAGGAAGAAGAGCAACGGGGCTTATTTTCTCAGCTTCGTCCATGTCACAAAAATTTGGATGGACAATTGGTGGCGCAGCAACAGGATGGCTATTAGGATACTTTGGTTTCCAAGCCAATGTAGCACAAACAGTAACTGCACAAACTGGAATACAATTAATGCTGAGCATTCTTCCAGCAATTGCGGCAGCAATCTCAGTACTTTTCATCATATTCTATCCCCTATCCGAAGAAAAATTACAAGCCATTGAGGACGATCTTAATGACAAACGAAATATAAATAAATAA
- a CDS encoding glycoside hydrolase family 26 protein yields MTKTNHILSFLFAFSIFCSAQSQNNDTKLSLSDKKSTKSTILLYQNLYKTANKGILFGHQDDLAYGVNWKYEEGRSDIKDVVGDYPAIYGWDIAGLEKDNTKNIDGVPFDKMKQYIKEANERGGISTISWHFDNPATGKNAWDNTPNSLKTVLPGGENHKKFTTWLDKAATFFLSLKDKKGITIPILFRPFHELTGGWFWWGKGNCTPEEFKSLWKFTFEYLQKKGVHNLIYIYNTGGFKTEEEFLQNYPGANYADILSFDNYQNSDDKNGEKFVAETQNQFKIIDKIAKKQHKLIAFAETGYEAIPYDKWWTDTLMKAMGAYKISYVLVWRNHGWQEKEQKMHYYAPFKGQVSEKDFVQFYNLDNILFEKDAAKINLYKK; encoded by the coding sequence ATGACAAAAACAAACCACATACTGTCTTTTTTATTCGCTTTCAGTATATTTTGCTCAGCTCAGTCTCAGAACAATGATACTAAATTATCATTATCTGACAAAAAATCAACAAAAAGTACCATTCTATTATACCAAAATTTATACAAAACGGCTAATAAAGGAATTCTTTTTGGACATCAGGATGATTTGGCCTATGGTGTAAACTGGAAATATGAGGAAGGTCGAAGTGATATAAAAGACGTCGTAGGAGATTACCCTGCCATTTATGGTTGGGACATTGCTGGATTAGAAAAAGACAACACTAAAAACATAGACGGAGTTCCATTTGATAAAATGAAACAATACATAAAAGAAGCTAATGAAAGAGGCGGAATATCAACAATTAGCTGGCATTTTGATAATCCCGCAACAGGGAAAAATGCTTGGGACAACACACCAAATTCACTAAAAACTGTTCTTCCAGGAGGAGAAAATCATAAAAAATTCACAACTTGGTTAGATAAAGCAGCTACTTTCTTTTTATCATTAAAAGATAAAAAAGGAATTACCATTCCAATTCTTTTCAGACCTTTTCACGAACTTACTGGTGGATGGTTTTGGTGGGGGAAAGGAAATTGTACACCAGAAGAATTTAAATCGTTATGGAAATTTACTTTTGAATATCTGCAAAAAAAAGGGGTTCATAATTTAATTTACATTTATAACACTGGTGGTTTCAAAACAGAAGAAGAGTTTCTTCAAAACTATCCAGGTGCTAATTATGCTGACATTCTAAGCTTCGATAATTATCAAAACAGTGATGATAAGAATGGCGAAAAATTCGTAGCCGAAACTCAAAACCAGTTTAAAATAATTGATAAAATTGCAAAAAAACAACATAAACTAATCGCTTTCGCCGAAACAGGTTATGAAGCGATTCCTTATGACAAATGGTGGACAGACACTTTAATGAAAGCAATGGGAGCGTATAAAATATCGTATGTACTGGTTTGGAGAAACCACGGCTGGCAGGAAAAAGAACAAAAAATGCATTATTACGCTCCGTTCAAAGGTCAAGTCAGTGAAAAAGATTTTGTGCAATTTTACAATCTGGACAATATTCTTTTTGAAAAAGATGCTGCCAAAATAAATTTATATAAAAAATAA
- a CDS encoding AraC family transcriptional regulator, whose translation MSNFKSFQREIVPLAAQDSFLVFDRVKDEFDYPIHYHPEFEINFILNGKGVKRVVGDNIEEIDDIELVLVGPNLYHGWEQYKCKNKDIHEITIQFHNDLFHEFLLSRRIMTPIKEMFNRSVHGILFSKQVAQMLTPRIIKISKLDGMDYFLEIISILYDLANSRNQRLLSTFTVENDTFEEYDKMKLIYDYIQKNFAEKLSLEEVANVANMTTISFNRFIKKRTGKTFVNYINDIRIGYAARWLVEKDLSISEVAFKSGFNNIANFNRSFKAFKKCTPSQYREDFSGLKRIL comes from the coding sequence ATGAGCAATTTTAAAAGTTTTCAGAGAGAAATAGTGCCGCTTGCAGCTCAAGATAGCTTTTTAGTTTTTGATAGAGTTAAAGATGAATTTGATTATCCGATTCATTATCATCCTGAATTTGAAATCAATTTTATATTGAACGGGAAAGGGGTGAAACGTGTGGTAGGCGACAATATAGAAGAGATTGATGATATTGAGCTGGTATTGGTCGGGCCTAATTTGTATCATGGCTGGGAACAATATAAATGTAAAAATAAAGATATTCACGAAATAACAATTCAATTTCATAATGATCTTTTTCATGAGTTTTTGCTATCCAGACGGATTATGACGCCTATAAAGGAGATGTTTAACCGGTCTGTACATGGTATTTTATTTTCAAAACAGGTGGCTCAAATGCTCACTCCTCGGATAATAAAGATATCCAAGCTGGATGGGATGGATTATTTTCTTGAAATTATATCTATCCTTTATGATCTTGCAAACTCTCGTAATCAAAGGCTTTTATCAACTTTTACTGTTGAAAATGATACTTTTGAGGAGTATGATAAAATGAAATTAATCTATGATTATATTCAAAAGAATTTTGCTGAAAAATTATCATTAGAGGAAGTTGCAAACGTAGCTAATATGACGACAATTTCTTTCAACAGATTTATAAAAAAACGCACAGGAAAAACATTTGTCAATTATATAAATGATATCCGTATTGGTTACGCAGCCAGGTGGTTAGTAGAGAAAGACCTTAGTATATCTGAGGTTGCGTTCAAATCTGGGTTTAATAATATTGCCAATTTCAATAGAAGTTTTAAGGCTTTTAAGAAATGTACTCCTAGTCAATACCGCGAAGATTTTTCAGGATTAAAGCGAATTTTGTAA